The following are encoded in a window of Rhizobium sp. WYJ-E13 genomic DNA:
- a CDS encoding metallophosphoesterase: MSSADLPLFRFGIIADPQYAAIEPQVEMGRYYANSLAKVASAIETFNGEELSFVMTLGDIIDRDFMSFDDILPVYDTLHHEAFFLLGNHDFGVAPDHLEKVAERVGMPAPYYSFQRHAFRFIVLNGNEVSTFAPPEGHAFRALGRERLAALLAAGADNAHEWNASLSDEQFGWLAGEIERAKTASEKVIVMNHFPVHPPCEHDMWDRERIVELLSSQDNVVAYLNGHNHVGNYGKVGGCHFVNFKGVVDTESENTFAIVDVYANRMEIRGFGREDSRTLNY, encoded by the coding sequence ATGTCATCAGCTGATCTTCCTCTTTTCCGCTTCGGCATCATCGCCGATCCGCAATATGCCGCCATCGAACCACAGGTCGAGATGGGGCGCTACTATGCCAACAGCCTCGCCAAGGTCGCGTCCGCGATCGAGACCTTCAATGGCGAGGAACTGAGCTTCGTCATGACGCTCGGCGATATCATCGACCGCGATTTCATGAGTTTCGACGATATCCTGCCGGTCTATGACACGCTGCATCACGAAGCGTTCTTCCTGCTCGGCAATCACGATTTCGGCGTCGCCCCTGACCATCTGGAAAAGGTCGCGGAACGGGTCGGCATGCCGGCGCCTTATTATAGTTTCCAACGCCACGCTTTCCGTTTCATCGTGCTCAACGGCAACGAGGTCAGCACTTTTGCGCCACCGGAGGGCCATGCCTTCCGTGCACTCGGCCGCGAGCGTCTGGCGGCTCTGCTGGCGGCCGGCGCCGATAACGCCCATGAGTGGAACGCATCGCTGAGCGACGAGCAGTTCGGCTGGCTGGCCGGCGAAATCGAAAGGGCGAAGACTGCGAGCGAGAAGGTGATCGTCATGAATCACTTCCCCGTTCATCCGCCCTGCGAGCATGACATGTGGGATCGCGAGCGCATTGTCGAACTGCTGTCTTCGCAGGACAATGTCGTTGCCTATCTCAACGGCCATAACCATGTCGGCAACTACGGCAAGGTCGGTGGCTGCCACTTCGTCAATTTCAAGGGCGTGGTCGATACCGAGAGCGAAAACACCTTCGCCATCGTCGATGTCTACGCGAACCGAATGGAAATCCGCGGTTTCGGCCGCGAGGATAGTCGCACGCTCAACTACTAA
- a CDS encoding AraC family transcriptional regulator, which translates to MSNEIKTVLNQYMDSHGGDDGLFATALPGFYLMRSSTLTMPKPAIYRPALCIIIDGAKQIMFGERLYTYRAMQALVISVEMPAFGQVIEASAERPMIALTLELDVTILRDVLEAMETPPKPSGEGGPGVFVQHFGAELQDCILRLMRMLGAPKSVPILRQAILREISFWLLSGENSSEVCKLALPGSQTRRVADAIHLLRDNFTAPVRVEQLAAAARMSPSSFHQHFKMLTSMSPLQYQKQLRLLEARRLMVADGINAANAAYQVGYESASQFSREYSRMFGTPPKKDAQEHRVQPAAIATEVS; encoded by the coding sequence ATGTCCAATGAAATCAAGACTGTACTCAACCAGTACATGGACAGCCATGGCGGCGACGACGGGCTGTTTGCAACTGCCCTGCCCGGCTTCTACCTGATGCGTTCTTCCACGCTGACCATGCCGAAGCCTGCGATCTATCGGCCGGCGCTCTGCATCATCATCGACGGCGCCAAGCAGATCATGTTCGGAGAGCGGCTCTATACCTATAGAGCCATGCAGGCGCTGGTTATCAGCGTGGAAATGCCGGCCTTCGGCCAGGTGATAGAGGCAAGCGCGGAACGGCCGATGATCGCGCTGACGCTGGAACTCGATGTCACTATTCTGCGCGACGTTCTGGAGGCAATGGAAACTCCGCCGAAGCCTTCGGGTGAAGGCGGTCCCGGCGTTTTCGTGCAGCATTTCGGGGCAGAGCTGCAGGACTGCATCCTGCGGCTGATGCGCATGCTGGGCGCACCGAAATCTGTCCCGATCCTGCGACAGGCGATCCTGCGCGAGATCAGCTTCTGGCTGCTGTCAGGCGAAAACAGCAGCGAGGTCTGCAAGCTGGCGCTGCCCGGCAGCCAGACGCGGCGTGTGGCAGATGCCATTCACCTGCTGCGCGACAATTTCACGGCGCCGGTGCGAGTGGAGCAGCTGGCGGCGGCAGCAAGGATGAGCCCATCCTCCTTTCACCAGCATTTCAAGATGCTGACCTCTATGAGCCCCCTGCAATATCAGAAACAGTTGCGGCTTCTGGAAGCGCGGCGGCTCATGGTGGCCGATGGCATCAATGCTGCCAATGCCGCCTATCAGGTGGGCTATGAAAGCGCCTCGCAGTTCAGCCGCGAATATTCGCGCATGTTCGGCACGCCGCCGAAGAAGGACGCGCAGGAGCACCGGGTCCAGCCGGCGGCGATCGCAACGGAAGTGTCTTAG
- a CDS encoding SDR family NAD(P)-dependent oxidoreductase: protein MTDQNTNSKTAIVTGGSRGLGRNTVVSLARDGVDVIFTYNSNRAEADKVVAEVEALGRKASALQLDTGNVAVFDAFVENVRSVLKGWGRERFDFLVNNAGTSYHASILETTEEEMDRLYNIHFKGVFFLTQKLLPVIADGGRIVNLSSGLARVTVPGSSAYGSLKGAVEVLTRYMANELGSRGIAVNTVAPGAIATDFSGGMVRDNPEINRRVASMTALGRAGVPDDIGPMIASLLTEANRWVNAQRIEVSGGMAL from the coding sequence ATGACAGATCAGAACACGAATTCGAAAACCGCAATCGTCACCGGCGGCAGCCGCGGCCTTGGCCGCAATACCGTCGTCAGCCTCGCCCGTGATGGCGTCGACGTGATCTTCACTTACAACTCCAATCGCGCCGAGGCCGACAAGGTCGTGGCCGAAGTCGAAGCACTCGGCCGCAAGGCCTCCGCCCTGCAGCTCGATACCGGCAATGTCGCCGTCTTCGATGCTTTCGTGGAAAATGTCCGCTCGGTGCTGAAGGGCTGGGGCCGCGAGCGCTTCGATTTTCTCGTCAACAATGCCGGTACCAGCTACCATGCATCGATCCTCGAGACGACCGAGGAGGAAATGGACAGGCTCTACAACATCCATTTCAAGGGCGTCTTCTTCCTGACCCAGAAGCTGCTGCCCGTAATCGCCGACGGCGGCCGCATCGTCAATCTTTCCAGCGGTCTTGCCCGCGTCACCGTGCCGGGTTCCTCGGCCTACGGCTCGCTCAAGGGGGCGGTCGAAGTGTTGACGCGTTACATGGCCAATGAGCTTGGTTCTCGCGGCATCGCCGTCAACACGGTCGCACCTGGCGCCATCGCTACCGATTTCAGCGGCGGCATGGTGCGCGACAATCCGGAGATCAACCGCAGGGTCGCCTCCATGACGGCGCTTGGCCGCGCCGGCGTGCCCGACGATATCGGCCCGATGATTGCCTCGCTGCTGACGGAGGCCAACCGCTGGGTCAACGCCCAGCGCATCGAGGTCTCCGGCGGCATGGCACTCTGA
- a CDS encoding YafY family protein, translated as MRKASRLFEIIQILRLAKKPMTAAVMAERLEVTVRSIYRDIAALQAMRVPIEGGRGIGYIMRPGFDLPPLMFSIEETEAIVLSLALLERTGDEELKLAARRVNQKLAGAVPAPLRQAMENKALYAWGTIAPAPAGVDLAIVRRAIRDERKLTLSYRDEMGRATERMIRPIALIYYSQTANIVAWCELRQAIRNFRGDRVEACVEANVFFKGEGDGLRTLWTESWTEKPLAANA; from the coding sequence ATGCGCAAGGCCTCCAGGCTTTTCGAGATCATCCAGATATTGCGGCTGGCCAAGAAGCCGATGACCGCAGCGGTCATGGCCGAGAGGCTGGAGGTGACGGTGCGCTCGATCTACCGCGACATCGCTGCGCTGCAGGCGATGCGCGTGCCGATTGAGGGCGGACGCGGCATTGGCTATATCATGCGGCCGGGCTTCGATCTGCCGCCGCTGATGTTTTCGATCGAAGAGACGGAAGCGATCGTGCTGTCGCTGGCGCTCCTGGAGCGCACCGGCGACGAAGAGCTGAAGCTTGCGGCGCGGCGCGTCAACCAGAAGCTTGCCGGTGCAGTACCCGCACCGTTGCGCCAGGCGATGGAAAACAAGGCGCTCTATGCCTGGGGCACGATCGCCCCGGCGCCCGCAGGCGTTGACCTTGCCATCGTTCGGCGGGCGATCCGCGACGAGCGCAAGCTAACCCTGAGCTATCGCGACGAAATGGGACGCGCGACCGAACGGATGATCCGCCCGATCGCGCTGATCTATTATTCCCAGACGGCCAATATCGTTGCCTGGTGCGAACTCAGGCAGGCGATCCGCAATTTCCGCGGCGACCGGGTGGAGGCCTGCGTGGAGGCCAACGTCTTCTTCAAGGGTGAAGGTGATGGTCTGCGCACGCTCTGGACCGAGAGCTGGACGGAGAAGCCGCTGGCGGCCAACGCATGA
- a CDS encoding LysE family translocator produces MDYHQSLWLYFTLLFGIIIVPGMDMLFVLANALTGGTRRGLAATSGIMLGGAVHSAYGAAGVGILVAMLPGVFNLLLFAGVAYMIWIGISLMKSSIKVEAVGPGTARSTWKAFRQGAVTCLVNPKAYIFVLAVYPQFIKPEYGPIWLQGLIMGIMTVLTQLAVYGTLAMTAGRSRDLLVSNPNTTAVIGRLAGLLLVVISAISLWQGWKTA; encoded by the coding sequence ATGGATTATCACCAAAGCCTCTGGCTCTACTTCACCCTTCTCTTCGGCATCATCATCGTGCCGGGCATGGACATGCTCTTCGTGCTCGCCAATGCGCTGACCGGCGGCACCAGACGCGGCCTTGCCGCCACCAGCGGCATCATGCTGGGTGGGGCGGTGCATTCGGCCTATGGTGCGGCGGGGGTGGGCATTCTCGTCGCCATGCTGCCTGGCGTCTTCAACCTGCTTCTCTTTGCCGGCGTAGCCTATATGATCTGGATCGGCATCTCGCTGATGAAGAGTTCGATCAAGGTGGAGGCGGTCGGCCCCGGCACGGCGCGATCCACCTGGAAGGCGTTCCGGCAGGGGGCGGTCACCTGCCTCGTCAATCCCAAGGCCTATATCTTCGTGCTCGCCGTCTACCCGCAATTCATAAAGCCGGAATATGGGCCGATCTGGCTGCAAGGCCTGATCATGGGCATCATGACAGTACTGACGCAGCTTGCCGTTTATGGCACGCTCGCCATGACCGCCGGTCGCAGCCGTGATCTCCTGGTTTCCAACCCGAATACGACTGCCGTCATCGGCCGTCTCGCCGGCCTGCTGCTGGTCGTCATATCCGCGATCAGCCTTTGGCAAGGGTGGAAGACGGCCTGA
- a CDS encoding cytochrome c: MNWKAVAAAVAFAGIALGSAMAVDGTHDARIGMMKQIGGAAGALSAIAKGTKPYDADAVKAALTTIATTAKAFPDQFKPGTETGDPEASPKIWENMDDFKARAAKLSTDAETVLAQLPADAAGVGAALNTVGGNCGGCHQLYRIKND; encoded by the coding sequence ATGAATTGGAAAGCAGTAGCGGCGGCTGTGGCGTTCGCCGGCATTGCCCTCGGTTCGGCCATGGCTGTCGACGGCACCCATGACGCACGCATCGGAATGATGAAGCAGATCGGTGGTGCCGCAGGTGCGCTATCCGCCATCGCCAAAGGCACGAAGCCCTATGATGCGGATGCCGTCAAGGCGGCGCTGACGACGATCGCCACCACGGCGAAAGCCTTCCCGGACCAGTTCAAGCCGGGCACCGAGACGGGCGACCCGGAAGCGAGCCCGAAGATCTGGGAAAACATGGATGACTTCAAGGCGCGCGCGGCGAAACTGTCTACCGACGCCGAAACCGTGCTCGCCCAGCTTCCGGCCGATGCTGCCGGCGTCGGCGCTGCGCTGAACACGGTCGGCGGCAATTGCGGCGGCTGTCATCAGCTCTATCGCATCAAGAACGACTAG
- a CDS encoding cytochrome c — MVRRFIRFVLCLIGVVVIGGAVFYFVTAPDPFPESHWANLGTPDVANGEKVFWAGGCVSCHATPGAQGDAKLTLAGGLALKSPFGTFHVPNISPDEQAGIGRWTLAQFGNAMKRGVGPDGQHLYPSFPYGSYTRVSDKDVNDLFAYLKTLPKSSNVAPPHELPFPFNIRLALGGWRLLYFNDQPRVVLANADDKVKRGQYLVEGLGHCGECHTPRDSLGGFVRDQWLAGAPNPEGKGLIPDITPGSKSVGSWSEADITNYLQTGFTPDFDSAGGQMVDVQQNIAHLPQSDIEAISAYLKAVPSK, encoded by the coding sequence ATGGTCCGCAGGTTCATCCGCTTTGTGCTCTGTCTCATCGGCGTCGTCGTGATCGGCGGCGCAGTTTTTTATTTCGTCACCGCGCCGGATCCGTTTCCGGAAAGCCACTGGGCCAATCTCGGCACTCCTGACGTCGCGAATGGTGAAAAGGTGTTCTGGGCGGGCGGCTGTGTCAGCTGTCATGCGACACCCGGTGCGCAAGGCGATGCGAAGCTGACCCTTGCCGGCGGCCTTGCGCTCAAAAGCCCCTTCGGCACCTTCCATGTGCCCAATATTTCCCCCGATGAGCAGGCTGGCATAGGTCGCTGGACGCTCGCTCAGTTCGGCAATGCCATGAAGCGCGGCGTCGGCCCCGACGGCCAGCATCTCTACCCGTCCTTCCCTTATGGCTCCTATACGCGCGTGAGTGACAAGGACGTCAACGATCTCTTCGCCTATCTGAAGACCCTGCCGAAGAGCAGTAATGTCGCGCCCCCGCATGAACTGCCGTTCCCCTTCAATATCCGCCTGGCGCTCGGTGGCTGGAGGCTTCTCTATTTCAACGATCAGCCGCGCGTCGTGCTCGCCAATGCCGATGACAAGGTGAAGCGCGGCCAGTATCTGGTCGAGGGTCTCGGCCATTGCGGCGAATGCCACACCCCGCGCGATTCCCTCGGCGGCTTCGTCCGCGACCAATGGCTTGCCGGCGCCCCGAACCCGGAAGGCAAGGGCCTCATACCCGATATCACGCCGGGCTCGAAGAGCGTCGGCTCCTGGAGCGAGGCCGATATCACCAACTACCTGCAGACCGGCTTCACCCCCGATTTCGACTCCGCCGGTGGCCAGATGGTGGACGTGCAGCAGAACATCGCCCATCTGCCGCAGTCCGATATCGAAGCGATCTCCGCCTATCTGAAGGCGGTTCCGAGCAAGTAG
- a CDS encoding type II toxin-antitoxin system HicA family toxin: MNARHRKTLAAIFRDPVSGTIAWADVEGLLIAVGCHVVEGNGSRVRFEKDGHLAFFHRPHPEKEAKRYQIRDARRFLLEIGIET, encoded by the coding sequence ATGAATGCTCGGCATCGCAAGACATTGGCGGCAATCTTCCGCGACCCGGTTTCCGGAACGATCGCATGGGCCGATGTCGAAGGCCTGCTGATCGCCGTTGGTTGTCATGTTGTCGAGGGAAACGGCTCCCGCGTTCGCTTCGAGAAGGATGGCCATCTGGCCTTCTTTCATCGCCCCCATCCGGAGAAGGAAGCGAAACGCTATCAGATCAGAGATGCCCGCCGCTTCCTGCTGGAGATCGGAATAGAAACATGA
- a CDS encoding type II toxin-antitoxin system HicB family antitoxin: MNVMEYKGYAARIEFDAEDEIFFGNIAGIADVVGFHADTVEGLKVAFHEAVDDYIETCRRLGKEPHKSYSGRMMFRVDPDVHARAAKAAELAGKSLNQWAEEVLSKAAAA, encoded by the coding sequence ATGAACGTGATGGAATACAAGGGCTATGCTGCCCGCATCGAATTCGATGCCGAAGATGAAATCTTCTTCGGCAATATTGCCGGCATTGCCGATGTTGTCGGTTTCCATGCAGATACGGTCGAAGGCCTGAAGGTCGCTTTTCATGAGGCGGTGGATGACTACATCGAGACTTGCCGCAGGCTTGGCAAGGAACCTCACAAGTCCTATTCCGGCAGGATGATGTTCCGTGTCGACCCCGATGTTCATGCTCGCGCGGCCAAGGCCGCGGAGTTGGCCGGAAAGAGCCTGAACCAGTGGGCTGAGGAAGTGCTGTCGAAGGCGGCCGCAGCCTGA
- a CDS encoding type 1 glutamine amidotransferase family protein — MTRLAVVLTEGFADWEVGQLAASARTHFGFDVVTASPGGAEVRSMGGLRVTPDTIAENLHGDAFDALVVCGGTIWETEKAPDLSSVITDFIARGKLTAAICGGTLALARAGVLNDIPHTSNAPDFIAGAEGYRGQAHYRDGPQAVRSGMIVTAPGSAPITFTAEIYRGLGFGGEELDTYVQILGAEHQPKAA; from the coding sequence ATGACCCGACTGGCGGTGGTTCTGACCGAAGGCTTCGCGGACTGGGAAGTGGGGCAGCTTGCTGCCTCCGCCCGCACTCATTTCGGCTTCGATGTGGTGACGGCAAGTCCCGGTGGCGCGGAAGTACGCTCCATGGGCGGCCTGCGGGTGACGCCCGATACGATAGCCGAGAACCTGCATGGCGACGCCTTCGATGCACTTGTCGTCTGCGGGGGAACGATCTGGGAGACGGAAAAGGCACCCGACCTTTCGTCCGTGATCACCGACTTCATCGCGCGCGGCAAGCTTACGGCGGCCATCTGCGGCGGGACGCTGGCGCTGGCGCGCGCCGGTGTATTGAATGACATTCCGCATACCAGCAATGCGCCGGATTTCATCGCCGGCGCCGAAGGCTATCGCGGCCAGGCGCACTATCGCGACGGGCCGCAGGCGGTACGGTCAGGCATGATCGTGACTGCGCCCGGTTCTGCACCGATCACCTTTACGGCAGAGATCTATCGGGGACTCGGCTTCGGCGGCGAAGAACTCGACACCTATGTGCAGATCCTCGGCGCGGAGCATCAGCCGAAGGCGGCCTGA
- a CDS encoding GNAT family N-acetyltransferase, producing MLEIEDSEISLMRPPVVTIRTAKPRDIPELHEMIGLLAIHHGDSSVSTPEQLERDLFGPTPWISAIVADGSEGLIGYAILVPLYRAQEGKRGMDLHHLFVRDGHRGHGTGQLLVDRARETARLAGCDYLSVSAATGNLKAHRFYEQMDFTPRPVTGMRYMQSLS from the coding sequence ATGCTTGAAATCGAAGACAGCGAAATATCGCTCATGCGACCGCCGGTCGTGACGATCCGCACTGCAAAGCCCCGCGACATACCCGAACTCCACGAGATGATCGGCCTTCTCGCCATCCATCACGGCGATAGTTCCGTCTCGACGCCGGAACAGCTCGAACGCGATCTCTTCGGTCCGACGCCATGGATTTCGGCCATCGTCGCCGACGGCAGCGAAGGTCTGATCGGCTACGCCATCCTCGTTCCGCTCTACAGGGCGCAGGAAGGCAAGCGCGGCATGGACCTGCATCACCTTTTCGTGCGTGACGGCCATCGCGGCCACGGCACGGGCCAGCTTCTCGTCGACCGCGCCCGTGAAACGGCACGGCTTGCAGGTTGCGACTACCTCTCCGTCAGCGCTGCGACCGGCAACCTCAAGGCACACCGCTTCTACGAACAGATGGACTTCACCCCTCGCCCGGTCACCGGCATGCGCTATATGCAGTCCCTGTCGTGA
- the dmeR gene encoding Ni(II)/Co(II)-sensing transcriptional repressor DmeR — MSHTTHQKKKLIARVSRLRGQLEAVERALEAERPCGEILQLLASVRGALTGLTGEVLDDHLHEHVLHAADGKARAEAVEEISEVLRTYIR, encoded by the coding sequence GTGTCCCACACCACTCATCAGAAGAAGAAGCTCATCGCCCGCGTCAGTCGCCTCCGCGGCCAGCTCGAAGCCGTCGAGCGTGCGCTGGAAGCCGAGCGCCCCTGCGGCGAGATCCTGCAGCTTCTGGCCTCCGTGCGGGGCGCGCTGACGGGGCTGACGGGCGAGGTGCTGGACGATCACCTGCACGAACATGTGCTGCATGCCGCCGACGGGAAGGCGAGGGCGGAAGCGGTTGAAGAAATATCGGAAGTATTGCGAACCTATATCCGCTGA
- the dmeF gene encoding CDF family Co(II)/Ni(II) efflux transporter DmeF — protein MISGTNTHEHEHVFLGEDHARNERRIWLVIALTAVMMVVEIVAGTIYGSMALVADGWHMSTHASALLISALAYLFARKQARNPRFTFGTGKLGDLAGFASAIILAMIALLMGWESFLRITSPVPISFGQAIAVAVIGLAVNLISAWMLSGSGGHHHGHGHDHHHDHHHGHDHGHHGHADNNIRSAYMHVVADALTSVLAIAALTFGGLYGWLWLDPLMGIVGALIIAQWSWGLLKSSGAVLLDVLPEGETLPDEIRDVIEGDGDRITDLHVWQVGPGHHAAIVAVLTPRSRDTAFYKERLSSLDELSHVTVEVTRAA, from the coding sequence ATGATATCGGGAACGAATACCCACGAACATGAGCATGTCTTCCTCGGAGAGGACCATGCCCGCAACGAACGCCGCATCTGGCTGGTGATTGCGCTGACGGCGGTCATGATGGTGGTCGAAATAGTCGCCGGCACAATCTACGGCTCGATGGCACTGGTGGCCGACGGCTGGCATATGTCCACCCATGCCAGTGCGCTGCTCATTTCCGCGCTTGCCTATCTCTTCGCCCGCAAACAGGCCCGCAACCCGCGCTTCACTTTCGGCACCGGCAAGCTCGGCGATCTCGCCGGCTTCGCGAGCGCCATCATTCTGGCGATGATTGCCCTGCTGATGGGATGGGAAAGCTTCCTGCGCATCACGTCGCCCGTGCCGATCAGCTTCGGCCAGGCGATCGCCGTCGCCGTCATCGGCCTTGCCGTCAACCTCATCAGTGCCTGGATGTTGAGCGGTAGCGGCGGCCATCATCATGGACATGGACATGATCACCATCATGATCATCACCACGGCCACGATCATGGCCACCATGGTCATGCGGATAACAATATTCGCTCCGCCTATATGCACGTCGTCGCCGACGCATTGACCTCGGTGCTCGCCATTGCAGCACTCACTTTTGGCGGCCTCTATGGCTGGCTCTGGCTCGATCCGCTGATGGGTATCGTCGGCGCTCTCATCATCGCCCAATGGTCCTGGGGGCTGTTGAAATCCTCGGGCGCTGTTCTGCTCGATGTGCTCCCGGAGGGTGAAACGCTGCCGGATGAAATCCGTGATGTGATAGAAGGCGATGGCGACCGCATCACCGATCTGCATGTCTGGCAGGTCGGCCCCGGCCATCATGCTGCGATCGTCGCGGTGCTGACGCCGCGGTCGCGCGACACCGCCTTCTACAAGGAGAGGCTTTCGAGCCTGGACGAGTTGTCGCATGTGACTGTGGAAGTTACGCGCGCCGCCTGA
- the bla gene encoding class A beta-lactamase, which yields MNHSLTRRSFMGSALLLPALGFAPGVYAQQQQDDDIDKRLAALEARIGGRLGVSVLDSDTNISFGYRGSEPFAMCSTFKVLAAGLVLARVDKGDEKLDRRVTYGKEKLVTYSPETEKHAGGEGMTMAEICKAGITLSDNTAGNLMLESFGGPAALTDWLRSIGDGTTRLDRMETALNEATKGDPRDTTTPDAMLDTLGNIALGSVLTESSANQLVDWMVANTTGGARLRAGLPSDWKIGDKTGTGDNGSAGDIAIIWPPKRGPIVAAVYMAETTVKMDEFNPVFAEVGKMITEMV from the coding sequence ATGAATCACAGCCTGACCCGCCGCAGCTTCATGGGCTCCGCATTGCTGCTGCCTGCGCTGGGTTTTGCGCCCGGCGTATACGCACAGCAGCAACAGGACGACGATATCGACAAGCGGCTTGCAGCGCTGGAAGCGCGTATCGGCGGGCGTCTCGGGGTCTCCGTTCTCGACAGCGACACGAACATCTCCTTCGGCTATCGCGGCAGCGAGCCCTTCGCCATGTGCAGCACCTTCAAGGTTCTGGCCGCCGGCCTCGTTCTCGCCCGTGTCGATAAGGGTGATGAAAAGCTCGACCGGCGGGTCACCTACGGCAAGGAAAAGCTCGTCACCTATTCGCCCGAGACCGAAAAGCACGCCGGCGGCGAAGGCATGACGATGGCCGAGATCTGCAAGGCCGGCATTACGCTGAGCGACAATACGGCCGGCAACCTGATGCTGGAAAGTTTCGGCGGCCCGGCTGCACTCACCGACTGGCTGCGCTCCATCGGCGACGGCACGACAAGGCTCGACCGCATGGAAACTGCGCTGAACGAGGCGACGAAAGGCGATCCGCGCGATACGACCACGCCGGATGCCATGCTCGATACGCTCGGCAACATCGCTCTCGGCTCGGTCCTGACGGAAAGCTCTGCAAATCAGTTGGTCGATTGGATGGTTGCGAACACGACCGGTGGGGCGCGCCTGCGTGCGGGCCTGCCGTCCGATTGGAAGATCGGTGACAAGACAGGAACAGGCGATAACGGTTCGGCCGGCGATATCGCCATCATCTGGCCACCCAAACGCGGCCCGATCGTCGCCGCCGTCTATATGGCGGAAACGACCGTGAAGATGGATGAGTTCAACCCCGTCTTCGCCGAAGTCGGCAAAATGATCACCGAGATGGTCTGA
- a CDS encoding DUF1127 domain-containing protein: MAHTETPAAVSAPKRQVSESRVNSITILAAAVRQWRRAVARRKVLADLTPDQLRDIGQPEINRPVLEIKAGLMTNLMSMR; the protein is encoded by the coding sequence ATGGCTCACACGGAAACTCCCGCCGCCGTCAGCGCGCCGAAACGACAAGTGTCCGAGTCCAGGGTGAACAGCATCACGATATTGGCCGCTGCCGTGAGGCAGTGGCGCAGAGCCGTCGCGAGACGGAAAGTGCTGGCGGACCTGACGCCTGATCAGCTGAGAGATATCGGTCAACCAGAGATCAATCGCCCGGTGCTCGAAATCAAAGCAGGTCTGATGACGAATCTGATGTCAATGCGGTAA